The genomic interval TCATCGCCCTCGACGAAGACAGTATTATATTAAACGACCATACCCGTGGCGACGGCAGGTTTTCGCTGCAGCCGTACGGCGGGACAAACACCCTCAAAGAGCTCGGCTTCCTCAAAGAGGGGAGGACACTCAACCACCTGTCAGATAATGAGATAGGCACTGTGGTACCGCAGAAATTGGCCTGGCGCGCGATAATAGGTCTTGTTCTATCCGGCATCGTGGGTGTGGTAATTATCGGAGGCATCAGGCGCATAGGGAAGGTGGCGAGCCGTCTCGTGCCGGTTATGAGTGCAATATACACGGCCGGCGCCCTGGCGATTATCCTCTGGAATATTACCAGCGTACCTGAGGCGTTTCACCTGATATTCAAGCATGCGTTCACGCCGACGTCCGCGGCGGGCGGGTTTGCGGGGGCTACGGTGCTCTATACCTTAAACTGGGGGATAAAGAGGGCCGTATTTTCAAACGAGGCAGGTCTTGGGAGCGCGGCTATCGCCCATGCGGCGGCGCGGACTAAGGAGCCCGTGCGGGAGGGTCTTGTGGCGCTGCTTGAGCCCCTGGTAGACACACTGATACTATGCAGCCTGACCGGTCTCGTTATTATAATCAGCGGGCAGTGGATGAGCGGCGCGGACTCGTCCGTGCTGACAAGAAACGCCTTCAACGCGGGCCTGCCCGTCGTCGGCGGCTTCATAGTTACCACCGGGCTGATACTCTTTGCCATATCAACGGCAATAAGCTGGTCGTATTACGGCGACCGCTGCGCCCAGTACCTGTTCGGGCCGGTGGCGCTCATACCTTACAGGTGCATTTTTCTGCTTTTTCTGTTCACGGGAGCCATGACGCAGCTGCGCTTCGTGTGGGGTTTCTCGGACATTGCAAATGCAATGATGGCCTTTCCCAACCTTATCGCACTGGTCGCGCTCAGCCCGGTGGTCCTGTACCTGACGAAGGACTATTTTTCCAGACAACACCGGAGGGCGCACCG from Candidatus Bathyanammoxibius amoris carries:
- a CDS encoding sodium:alanine symporter family protein, whose amino-acid sequence is MDSIANALQVVSGFVFGLPLVVLILATGCYYTVRLVFPQVRRIPHSIAITMGKYSKEGDPGDVTHFQALCAALSATVGVGNIAGVATAIHAGGPGALFWMWVSGFLGMAIKYSECTLSQRYRVHHADGTVSGGPMYYIERGLGPRFRWLAVVFASFGLLATLGGGNMVQSNSVAIAFIDQFALTKYHADTPLSTLNGGKGITLDGGAGFQVILNDGDSFVVELSRAETVGHFLGLINNNPSNHGRVTAFIALDEDSIILNDHTRGDGRFSLQPYGGTNTLKELGFLKEGRTLNHLSDNEIGTVVPQKLAWRAIIGLVLSGIVGVVIIGGIRRIGKVASRLVPVMSAIYTAGALAIILWNITSVPEAFHLIFKHAFTPTSAAGGFAGATVLYTLNWGIKRAVFSNEAGLGSAAIAHAAARTKEPVREGLVALLEPLVDTLILCSLTGLVIIISGQWMSGADSSVLTRNAFNAGLPVVGGFIVTTGLILFAISTAISWSYYGDRCAQYLFGPVALIPYRCIFLLFLFTGAMTQLRFVWGFSDIANAMMAFPNLIALVALSPVVLYLTKDYFSRQHRRAHR